The Euphorbia lathyris chromosome 3, ddEupLath1.1, whole genome shotgun sequence genome contains a region encoding:
- the LOC136224470 gene encoding autophagy-related protein 9-like isoform X1: MFERGVSLSFCSLHVADNEIHTMPWATILEKVVQLQSSQQLCVVKDLSAHDVVMRLMRKENYLIGMLDKGVLAFPISSWIPGTGLVVKYGSNGTQYRLTLMKTLEWTLNWCILQSMFDRNFCIRRDFISNPETLKRRLMVVGLAMLLLSPFLVIFMLVYLFLRHVEQFYNHSSTASSRRWSNLSRWIFREFNEIFGRYLFWYVAVFGTITTISRATVTDELLVLDPDGAMSMVVQHTHYMPKRWRGKENTDCPIFKIMVIAIMVHLIYHTSPPWRSSQGKMEKSFLRSSALQRDDIVLNRYMRV, encoded by the exons ATGTTTGAACGAGGTGTATCATTATCTTTTTGCAGTCTCCATGTTGCAGACAATGAAATTCATACCATGCCTTGGGCAACAATACTTGAAAAGGTTGTACAGTTACAAAGCTCACAACAACTTTGTGTGGTCAAGGACCTCTCTGCTCATGATGTGGTTATGCGGCTAATGCGGAAGGAGAATTACTTGATTGGAATGCTCGACAAAGGGGTGCTCGCTTTCCCAATCTCCTCATGGATTCCAGGCACTGGTCTAGTGGTAAAATATGGTTCAAATGGAACTCAGTACCGGTTAACACTGATGAAGACCCTTGAATGGACCTTAAATTGGTGCATATTGCAAAGCATGTTTGATAG AAACTTTTGTATTAGGAGAGACTTCATCTCTAATCCTGAAACACTAAAGAGAAGGCTTATGGTAGTTGGCCTTGCAATGCTCCTCCTTTCACCGTTCCTGGTTATATTCATGCTTGTGTACCTCTTCCTAAGGCATGTTGAACAGTTTTATAATCATTCAAGCACAGCATCATCTCGAAGATGGTCAAATTTGTCGAGATGGATTTTTAGGGAATTCAATGAG ATATTTGGTCGCTACTTGTTCTGGTATGTTGCTGTTTTTGGTACCATTACAACCATCAGTCGGGCTACAGTTACAGATGAGCTTCTTGTCCTTGATCCAGATGGAGCTATGTCTATGGTGGTTCAACATACACATTATATGCCAAAGAGATGGCGGGGCAAAGAAAACACGGACTGTCCGATTTTCAAAATCATGGTAATAGCAATTATGGTTCACCTCATATACCACACATCACCTCCTTGGAGGAGCTCTCAAGGCAAGATGGAGAAGTCATTTTTAAG ATCTTCTGCTTTGCAAAGGGACGATATAGTATTGAATAGATATATGCGTGTCTAA
- the LOC136224470 gene encoding autophagy-related protein 9-like isoform X2 produces the protein MPWATILEKVVQLQSSQQLCVVKDLSAHDVVMRLMRKENYLIGMLDKGVLAFPISSWIPGTGLVVKYGSNGTQYRLTLMKTLEWTLNWCILQSMFDRNFCIRRDFISNPETLKRRLMVVGLAMLLLSPFLVIFMLVYLFLRHVEQFYNHSSTASSRRWSNLSRWIFREFNEIFGRYLFWYVAVFGTITTISRATVTDELLVLDPDGAMSMVVQHTHYMPKRWRGKENTDCPIFKIMVIAIMVHLIYHTSPPWRSSQGKMEKSFLRSSALQRDDIVLNRYMRV, from the exons ATGCCTTGGGCAACAATACTTGAAAAGGTTGTACAGTTACAAAGCTCACAACAACTTTGTGTGGTCAAGGACCTCTCTGCTCATGATGTGGTTATGCGGCTAATGCGGAAGGAGAATTACTTGATTGGAATGCTCGACAAAGGGGTGCTCGCTTTCCCAATCTCCTCATGGATTCCAGGCACTGGTCTAGTGGTAAAATATGGTTCAAATGGAACTCAGTACCGGTTAACACTGATGAAGACCCTTGAATGGACCTTAAATTGGTGCATATTGCAAAGCATGTTTGATAG AAACTTTTGTATTAGGAGAGACTTCATCTCTAATCCTGAAACACTAAAGAGAAGGCTTATGGTAGTTGGCCTTGCAATGCTCCTCCTTTCACCGTTCCTGGTTATATTCATGCTTGTGTACCTCTTCCTAAGGCATGTTGAACAGTTTTATAATCATTCAAGCACAGCATCATCTCGAAGATGGTCAAATTTGTCGAGATGGATTTTTAGGGAATTCAATGAG ATATTTGGTCGCTACTTGTTCTGGTATGTTGCTGTTTTTGGTACCATTACAACCATCAGTCGGGCTACAGTTACAGATGAGCTTCTTGTCCTTGATCCAGATGGAGCTATGTCTATGGTGGTTCAACATACACATTATATGCCAAAGAGATGGCGGGGCAAAGAAAACACGGACTGTCCGATTTTCAAAATCATGGTAATAGCAATTATGGTTCACCTCATATACCACACATCACCTCCTTGGAGGAGCTCTCAAGGCAAGATGGAGAAGTCATTTTTAAG ATCTTCTGCTTTGCAAAGGGACGATATAGTATTGAATAGATATATGCGTGTCTAA